A portion of the Bacillus sp. es.034 genome contains these proteins:
- a CDS encoding tryptophan--tRNA ligase: MKKQVLTGIKPTGRIHLGNYIGAIKPALGLAENQSYNTAYFVADYHGLTKIHDPIEMKELSYGVAAAWLALGLNTDSAIFYRQSDVSEIFELSWILSCFAPKGLLNRSHAYKSMVEDNQNGGREVDSGVNMGVFTYPILMAADILLFQTELVPVGKDQIQHVEIARDIAESFNKQYGETFVLPEYVIQEETSVLPGLDGRKMSKSYNNTIPLFEEPNKLRKLINKIKTDSSLPEEPKDPDSSDIFSLYKEFASSEQTEIMRKKFHSGIGWGEAKAELFSVMNSFMKEPRDRYNELLSDTEAIDQILQNGAEKARKQIIPFMREIKQKIGLYH; the protein is encoded by the coding sequence ATGAAAAAACAAGTTCTGACTGGTATCAAGCCAACTGGTCGTATACATTTAGGGAATTATATTGGTGCGATTAAACCGGCATTGGGATTGGCGGAGAACCAATCTTATAACACTGCTTATTTTGTTGCGGATTATCATGGTTTAACGAAAATCCATGATCCCATTGAAATGAAGGAGCTGTCTTATGGGGTGGCGGCAGCGTGGTTAGCGTTAGGGTTGAATACTGATTCAGCGATTTTTTACCGTCAATCTGATGTTTCTGAAATATTTGAGCTGAGCTGGATCCTTTCTTGTTTCGCACCAAAAGGGTTACTGAACCGTTCTCACGCATATAAATCAATGGTCGAAGATAATCAAAATGGTGGAAGAGAAGTAGATTCTGGTGTCAACATGGGAGTATTCACCTATCCGATATTGATGGCAGCGGATATTCTCTTATTTCAAACTGAATTAGTTCCGGTGGGAAAGGATCAAATTCAGCATGTTGAAATTGCAAGGGATATAGCGGAAAGTTTTAATAAACAATATGGTGAAACGTTTGTTCTTCCGGAGTATGTCATACAGGAAGAGACGTCTGTCCTCCCGGGACTTGATGGACGAAAAATGAGTAAAAGCTATAACAATACAATCCCATTATTCGAAGAACCAAACAAGCTTCGAAAACTAATCAATAAAATCAAAACGGATTCCTCTCTTCCTGAAGAACCAAAGGATCCCGACTCATCTGACATTTTTTCGTTATACAAAGAATTCGCGTCATCAGAACAAACCGAAATAATGAGAAAGAAGTTTCATTCCGGAATTGGCTGGGGTGAAGCAAAAGCTGAATTGTTTTCTGTAATGAACTCGTTTATGAAAGAACCCCGTGACAGGTACAACGAATTGTTAAGTGACACAGAGGCTATTGATCAAATTCTACAAAATGGTGCCGAAAAGGCAAGAAAACAAATCATTCCGTTTATGAGAGAAATTAAACAAAAGATTGGTTTGTATCATTGA
- a CDS encoding metal-dependent hydrolase — protein MAIGAATGFIVANSFGSDPGSTAALIAIGGVSGLMPDLDIDGKLSNKVTFSPKMIRSVAQIIGFLMMVYSYLEGSGKERWLGIGYGAGMMLLTSFITQRRMLMITGIGVTACGWQLNEIWLWLLGIYIFFASFVSHRSYTHSVLGLIYFAIIARYLESSIMIDGVIEACVIGYASHLIADMKFLPFNKRGIKLFLPLSSKEM, from the coding sequence ATGGCAATAGGAGCAGCAACAGGTTTTATCGTGGCGAACTCATTTGGATCAGACCCGGGTTCAACAGCCGCACTTATAGCAATTGGCGGAGTATCGGGACTCATGCCGGATTTGGATATTGACGGGAAGCTTAGTAACAAGGTTACTTTCTCCCCCAAAATGATACGGTCGGTGGCGCAAATCATCGGCTTTCTCATGATGGTGTACAGCTACCTTGAAGGCAGTGGGAAAGAACGGTGGCTTGGGATTGGCTATGGAGCTGGAATGATGTTACTCACAAGCTTCATCACACAGAGAAGGATGCTGATGATTACTGGCATAGGTGTGACGGCATGTGGATGGCAATTGAATGAAATATGGTTATGGTTACTGGGCATTTATATATTTTTTGCTTCATTCGTGTCACATCGCAGTTATACTCACTCCGTACTAGGGTTAATATATTTTGCTATCATAGCTCGTTATCTCGAGTCTTCTATCATGATTGATGGAGTAATTGAAGCATGTGTCATCGGATATGCGAGTCATTTGATCGCGGATATGAAGTTCCTTCCTTTCAATAAGAGAGGCATAAAGCTCTTCCTTCCTCTTTCGTCCAAAGAAATGTAA
- a CDS encoding NUDIX domain-containing protein — protein sequence MEEEKLAVLNESGDRVGVKSRSEVHAKGYWHETFHCWFARYDDDSKETFIYFQLRSDIKKDFPGLLDITAAGHILSDEKIEDGVREVHEELGIKVKFEELEDLGVVKGELIQENMIDREHTNVFLYTKPVSYEEFQLQTEEVSGIFSSSLSDFKSLIQHDKTEIELKGFVVTKDEEKIDISEKVGYHHFVPHKRSYLLEIIDRIERKM from the coding sequence GTGGAGGAGGAAAAACTGGCAGTTTTGAATGAAAGTGGAGATAGGGTAGGGGTAAAGAGTCGTTCTGAGGTGCACGCGAAAGGGTACTGGCACGAGACCTTTCACTGCTGGTTTGCTCGTTATGACGACGATTCGAAGGAAACCTTCATCTATTTTCAATTAAGAAGTGACATTAAAAAGGATTTTCCAGGTCTTTTGGATATTACGGCCGCTGGACATATATTGTCCGATGAGAAGATTGAAGATGGTGTGAGGGAAGTCCATGAAGAGCTCGGAATCAAGGTCAAGTTTGAGGAATTGGAGGATCTGGGGGTTGTAAAAGGGGAACTCATTCAAGAAAATATGATAGACAGGGAACATACAAATGTATTCCTCTATACCAAGCCGGTCTCATACGAGGAATTTCAGCTTCAGACGGAGGAAGTTTCAGGCATTTTTTCTTCAAGCCTGTCAGATTTTAAATCGCTTATTCAACATGATAAAACCGAAATCGAACTGAAAGGATTTGTTGTCACCAAAGATGAGGAGAAGATTGATATCAGCGAAAAGGTCGGTTATCATCACTTCGTTCCCCATAAAAGGTCCTACCTTCTAGAAATCATCGATCGAATAGAACGGAAAATGTAA
- a CDS encoding HAD family hydrolase → MKAAMIFDMDGTLFQTDRILEASLHDTFQLLRDEDKWEGDAPIETYREIMGVPLSDVWKTLLPMHPIHVHERVNELFQDKLIQNIMGGMGALYPHTEDLLAYLTERGFPIFVASNGNPRYLEAIVDYYSLDRWILSCYSIDDVDSEDKGELIRKVKEDHDLSHGIVIGDRRSDFKGAEANEFLSIGCAFEFSQENELQEADVVVGDLIEIRDYLEKMK, encoded by the coding sequence ATGAAAGCAGCAATGATTTTTGATATGGATGGTACATTATTTCAAACAGACCGTATACTTGAGGCTTCACTTCATGATACCTTCCAATTACTTAGAGACGAAGATAAGTGGGAGGGGGATGCGCCTATTGAAACATATAGAGAAATAATGGGAGTCCCCCTTTCGGATGTGTGGAAGACCCTATTGCCCATGCATCCCATTCACGTACATGAAAGAGTGAATGAACTATTTCAGGATAAATTGATTCAAAACATTATGGGCGGAATGGGCGCCCTCTATCCCCATACAGAGGACCTCTTAGCCTATTTGACGGAAAGAGGATTTCCAATTTTTGTGGCAAGTAACGGCAATCCCCGTTATCTAGAGGCAATCGTGGATTATTACTCGTTGGATCGATGGATCTTATCCTGCTATAGTATTGACGATGTTGACTCTGAGGATAAGGGTGAACTAATACGGAAAGTGAAGGAAGATCATGATCTCAGTCACGGGATTGTGATTGGAGACAGACGGTCGGACTTCAAAGGAGCCGAGGCGAATGAGTTTCTATCCATCGGATGTGCTTTTGAATTTTCACAGGAAAATGAATTACAAGAAGCAGATGTAGTGGTCGGTGATCTGATTGAAATCAGAGATTATCTGGAGAAAATGAAATGA